One segment of Ascochyta rabiei chromosome 7, complete sequence DNA contains the following:
- a CDS encoding Cyclin-dependent kinase: protein MASRWADDEADKAEALRRKQEKEQKKRLKLHKQQQAESASLAATAPALASDRPAKRRRLSSGEDVAPTTASAQPEKERTLLRLEGGGWTPCRHRANFQVLNDIEEGSYGWVSRAQEVATSQVVALKKVKMDYNQDGFPITALREIAILQKARHPNIVDLQEVLSGDSPEECVLVMTFLEHDLKTLQEDMHDPFVASEVKTLLRQLVSGLAFLHDNFIMHRDLKTSNILLNNRGQLKLADFGMARYIPPPSAPLTQLVVTLWYRAPELLLGTPTYSTEIDMWSVGCILGELLLKSPILPGTNEVDQLSRIFGLCGLPTETTWPAFWRLPNAPSLRLPREQRTKQFFDRARFPFLSGAGAALLSGLLSLNPDERPTAHQVLHHDYFREAPKPKPSEMFPTFPSKAGQERRRRQSPLAPKRGEAPRLAKVDFSGIFAAHEEGEKGAGFMLKMA, encoded by the coding sequence ATGGCATCGCGCTGGGCAGACGACGAGGCCGACAAAGCAGAAGCCCTGCGCCGCAAGCAAGAGAAGGAACAAAAGAAGCGCCTGAAGCTCCACAAGCAACAACAAGCAGAATCCGCATCTCTCGCAGCCACAGCCCCAGCTTTGGCATCAGACCGTCCAGCAAAGCGCCGGCGACTCTCCAGTGGCGAGGACGTAGCCCCCACCACGGCTTCAGCGCAGCCAGAGAAGGAGCGCACGTTGCTAAGGTTGGAGGGTGGTGGCTGGACACCCTGCCGCCATCGTGCCAACTTCCAAGTTCTCAACGACATCGAAGAAGGGAGCTATGGGTGGGTTTCCAGGGCCCAAGAGGTCGCAACCTCACAAGTCGTGGCTCTCAAGAAGGTCAAGATGGACTACAACCAGGATGGCTTCCCCATCACAGCGCTACGAGAGATTGCCATTCTGCAAAAGGCCCGCCACCCAAACATTGTCGACTTGCAAGAGGTCCTGAGCGGAGATAGCCCGGAGGAGTGTGTCTTGGTCATGACGTTCCTCGAACACGATCTGAAGACGCTGCAGGAGGACATGCACGACCCCTTTGTAGCATCCGAAGTCAAGACTCTCCTGAGGCAGCTCGTGAGCGGCCTGGCCTTCCTGCACGACAACTTCATCATGCACCGCGATCTCAAGACGAGTAACATCCTCCTCAACAACCGCGGGCAGTTGAAGCTGGCCGACTTTGGAATGGCACGATACATCCCGCCTCCCTCAGCACCACTGACCCAACTCGTCGTCACATTGTGGTACCGCGCACCCGAACTGCTGCTAGGCACACCCACCTACTCGACAGAAATAGACATGTGGAGTGTAGGCTGCATACTGGGCGAGCTACTCCTCAAGTCCCCCATCCTGCCCGGCACCAACGAAGTCGACCAGCTGAGTCGCATATTCGGCCTCTGCGGCCTCCCCACAGAAACAACCTGGCCGGCATTCTGGCGCCTCCCCAACGCACCCTCGCTGAGACTCCCCCGCGAGCAGCGAACCAAGCAGTTCTTCGACCGCGCCCGATTCCCCTTCCTCAGCGGCGCAGGCGCAGCGCTGCTATCGGGCCTCCTGAGCCTGAATCCCGATGAGcggcccaccgcccaccaaGTCCTCCACCACGACTACTTCCGAGAAGCACCGAAGCCGAAGCCGAGCGAGATGTTCCCTACGTTCCCGAGCAAGGCGGGGCAGGAAAGGAGACGGAGGCAGAGTCCCCTCGCGCCGAAGAGAGGCGAGGCGCCGCGGCTGGCCAAGGTGGATTTCAGTGGCATCTTTGCTGCGCACGAGGAAGGCGAGAAGGGGGCTGGGTTTATGCTGAAGATGGCTTGA
- a CDS encoding 60S ribosomal protein L7, giving the protein MAASTVPTQDNILVPETLLKKRKSQERAREERAVATKEKRDKSKKKREVIFQRAEKYVKEYRDADREKIRLKREAKKQNELHVPAESKLAFVVRIKGINKIDPKKRKTLQLLRLLQINNGVFIKLTKATLEMLKIVEPFVAYGYPNQKSVRELIYKRGYGKVDKQRLPLTDNEIIEENLGKYGMICMEDLIHEIYTVGPNFKQASNFLWPFKLNSPNGGFHKRKFKHFVEGGDLGNREDHINELIRQMN; this is encoded by the exons ATGGCAGCCTCGACCGTACCGACGCAAGACAACATCCTCGTCCCCGAGACGCTGCTGAAGAAGCGCAAGTCGCAGGAGAGGGCGCGCGAGGAGCGTGCGGTTGCGACCAAGGAGAAGCGAG acaagagcaagaagaagcgcGAGGTCATCTTCCAGCGTGCTGAGAAGTACGTCAAGGAGTACCGCGATGCCGACCGCGAGAAGATCCGTCTGAAGCGCGAGGCCAAGAAGCAGAACGAGCTCCACGTTCCTGCCGAGTCCAAGCTCGCCTTTGTCGTCCGCATCAAGGGTATCAACAAGATCGATCCCAAGAAGCGCAAGACGCTGCAGCTGCTCCGCCTGCTGCAGATCAACAACGGTGTCTTCATCAAGCTCACCAAGGCCACCCTGGAGATGCTGAAGATTGTCGAGCCGTTTGTGGCCTACGGCTACCCCAACCAGAAGTCCGTCCGCGAACTCATCTACA AGCGCGGGTACGGCAAGGTTGACAAGCAGCGCCTGCCGCTGACTGACAACGAGATCATCGAGGAGAACCTGGGCAAGTACGGCATGATCTGCATGGAGGACCTCATCCACGAGATCTACACCGTCGGCCCCAACTTCAAGCAGGCCTCGAACTTTTTGTGGCCGTTCAAGCTGAACAGCCCCAACGGCGGCTTCCACAAGAGGAAGTTTAAGCATTTTGTCGAGGGTGGCGACCTGGGCAACCGGGAAGACCACATCAACGAGTTGATTAGGCAGATGAACTAG